Proteins encoded in a region of the Tripterygium wilfordii isolate XIE 37 chromosome 21, ASM1340144v1, whole genome shotgun sequence genome:
- the LOC119988419 gene encoding cold shock domain-containing protein 3-like isoform X2, translating into MDAPPKAMEDQSLLSSEVGKLKRISHPRSSNCTDDMVFPPMKLPSMRHPVVQQVYYYRRSSGFIKSFNNERGYGFIKPYNGGNDIFVHYSSVKSDGCIQMWAGMQVEYEVVGRESKLQAINVTGPGGILLKGRKRVGHGEGSCSSNSANYINVGPCFKCGRLGHLAKNCYPAQESVIFVPGSKALETHPEKVNSGSDNERALETADRLPNAWCCVCLKVGHLPNNCTSWIHGK; encoded by the exons ATGGATGCTCCTCCCAAGGCAATGGAAGATCAGAGCCTTCTGTCGTCTGAAGTTGGCAAG TTGAAAAGGATTAGCCACCCAAGGAGCTCAAATTGTACTGACGACATGGTTTTTCCTCCTATGAAGC TGCCGTCCATGCGTCACCCTGTGGTGCAACAAGTATATTACTATAGAAGATCGAGTGGATTTATCAAAAGTTTCAACAATGAAAGGGGCTATGGCTTCATAAAACCATATAATGGCGGCAATGATATATTTGTGCACTACTCTTCTGTCAAATCTGATGGGTGCATTCAAATGTGGGCTGGAATGCAAGTTGAATATGAAGTTGTTGGCCGTGAGAGCAAACTGCAGGCTATCAATGTCACTGGTCCCGGTGGCATTTTGCTTAAAGGAAGGAAACGAGTCGGTCATGGTGAGGGGAGCTGCAGCAGCAACTCTGCAAACTACATTAATGTCGGACCTTGCTTCAAGTGTGGCCGGTTGGGTCATTTGGCAAAGAATTGCTATCCAGCACAGGAATCTGTCATCTTTGTGCCTGGCTCTAAAGCACTGGAAACACATCCAGAGAAAGTGAATTCTGGAAGTGACAATGAAAGAGCCCTGGAAACTGCGGATCGGCTTCCAAATGCTTGGTGTTGCGTCTGTCTAAAGGTCGGTCACCTGCCAAACAACTGCACTAGCTGGATACATGGTAAGTGA
- the LOC119988419 gene encoding uncharacterized protein LOC119988419 isoform X1 yields MQRGSGGALHPEEQIKIAYFVKKDNTIFDARQYEFFGKDVVEHDLGELDHNMDAPPKAMEDQSLLSSEVGKLKRISHPRSSNCTDDMVFPPMKLPSMRHPVVQQVYYYRRSSGFIKSFNNERGYGFIKPYNGGNDIFVHYSSVKSDGCIQMWAGMQVEYEVVGRESKLQAINVTGPGGILLKGRKRVGHGEGSCSSNSANYINVGPCFKCGRLGHLAKNCYPAQESVIFVPGSKALETHPEKVNSGSDNERALETADRLPNAWCCVCLKVGHLPNNCTSWIHGK; encoded by the exons atgcaaagaggTTCTGGAGGAGCTCTGCATCCAGAAGAACAGATCAAGATTGCGTATTTTGTAAAAAAAG ATAACACAATATTTGATGCACGCCAATATGAATTCTTTGGGAAAGATGTAGTGGAGCATGATTTGGGGGAGTTGGATCATAACATGGATGCTCCTCCCAAGGCAATGGAAGATCAGAGCCTTCTGTCGTCTGAAGTTGGCAAG TTGAAAAGGATTAGCCACCCAAGGAGCTCAAATTGTACTGACGACATGGTTTTTCCTCCTATGAAGC TGCCGTCCATGCGTCACCCTGTGGTGCAACAAGTATATTACTATAGAAGATCGAGTGGATTTATCAAAAGTTTCAACAATGAAAGGGGCTATGGCTTCATAAAACCATATAATGGCGGCAATGATATATTTGTGCACTACTCTTCTGTCAAATCTGATGGGTGCATTCAAATGTGGGCTGGAATGCAAGTTGAATATGAAGTTGTTGGCCGTGAGAGCAAACTGCAGGCTATCAATGTCACTGGTCCCGGTGGCATTTTGCTTAAAGGAAGGAAACGAGTCGGTCATGGTGAGGGGAGCTGCAGCAGCAACTCTGCAAACTACATTAATGTCGGACCTTGCTTCAAGTGTGGCCGGTTGGGTCATTTGGCAAAGAATTGCTATCCAGCACAGGAATCTGTCATCTTTGTGCCTGGCTCTAAAGCACTGGAAACACATCCAGAGAAAGTGAATTCTGGAAGTGACAATGAAAGAGCCCTGGAAACTGCGGATCGGCTTCCAAATGCTTGGTGTTGCGTCTGTCTAAAGGTCGGTCACCTGCCAAACAACTGCACTAGCTGGATACATGGTAAGTGA
- the LOC119989497 gene encoding ADP-ribosylation factor GTPase-activating protein AGD12-like isoform X1, which produces MSHSLDLGRAASGKRRLKDLLLQSDNRKCADCGAPDPKWASANIGVFICLKCCSVHRSLGTHISKVLSVTLDEWSNDEVDAMMEVGGNSSANSIYEAFIPEGFRKPGPDSSHDERTKFIRAKYELQEFLKPSLRITSGKSVSLQSSFSRKIIDSFYPHSMQSKSNSQEGMVEFIGLLKVKVIKGMNLAIRDMMTSDPYVVLNLGQQTVQTTIVKSNLNPIWNEELMLSVPQDFGAVKLKVFDHDTFSADDIMGEAEIDIQPLITSAMAFGDPEMFGDMQIGKWLKSHDNALKEDSIINIVDGKVKQEVSIKLQNVESGDIDLELEWLPLDQ; this is translated from the exons ATGAGCCATTCACTTGACCTTGGGAGGGCAGCCTCAG GTaaaagaaggttaaaagatttATTGCTTCAAAGTGATAATCGGAAGTGTGCCGATTGTGGTGCTCCAGATCCTAAATGGGC GTCAGCAAATATCGGAGTCTTTATATGCTTGAAATGTTGCAGTGTGCACAGAAGCCTCGGTACACATATTTCAAAG GTTTTATCTGTGACATTGGATGAATGGTCCAATGATGAAGTTGATGCCATGATGGAAGTTGGAGGAAATTCTTCTGCTAATTCGATATATGAGGCTTTTATACCAGAAGGATTCAGAAAACCTGGACCAGATTCCAGTCATGATGAGCGTACAAAATTCATCAG GGCCAAGTACGAGCTTCAAGAATTTCTGAAACCCAGCTTGAGGATAACATCCGGAAAGAGTGTTTCTCTCCAATCAAGTTTTTCCAGAAAGATAATTGATAGTTTCTATCCACATTCAATGCAATCAAAGTCAAACTCG CAGGAAGGCATGGTGGAATTCATTgggttgttgaaggtcaaagtgattaaaGGGATGAATCTAGCAATCAGAGATATGATGACGAGTGATCCCTATGTTGTCCTGAATCTCGGGCAGCAG ACCGTCCAGACGACTATCGTCAAGAGCAACTTGAATCCAATCTGGAATGAGGAACTCATGCTGTCTGTTCCTCAGGATTTTGGGGCAGTAAAGTTG AAGGTGTTTGATCACGACACATTTTCAGCCGATGACATAATGGGAGAAGCAGAGATCGATATCCAGCCCCTAATAACATCAGCTATGGCGTTCGGGGACCCAGAAATGTTCGGAGACATGCAAATCGGGAAATGGCTGAAATCACATGACAATGCCCTAAAAGAAGACAGCATCATCAACATCGTCGACGGAAAGGTGAAACAAGAAGTATCAATCAAACTCCAGAATGTAGAATCTGGAGATATAGATCTTGAACTTGAGTGGCTGCCTCTTGATCAATAG
- the LOC119989497 gene encoding ADP-ribosylation factor GTPase-activating protein AGD12-like isoform X2: MSHSLDLGRAASGKRRLKDLLLQSDNRKCADCGAPDPKWASANIGVFICLKCCSVHRSLGTHISKVLSVTLDEWSNDEVDAMMEVGGNSSANSIYEAFIPEGFRKPGPDSSHDERTKFIRAKYELQEFLKPSLRITSGKSVSLQSSFSRKIIDSFYPHSMQSKSNSEGMVEFIGLLKVKVIKGMNLAIRDMMTSDPYVVLNLGQQTVQTTIVKSNLNPIWNEELMLSVPQDFGAVKLKVFDHDTFSADDIMGEAEIDIQPLITSAMAFGDPEMFGDMQIGKWLKSHDNALKEDSIINIVDGKVKQEVSIKLQNVESGDIDLELEWLPLDQ; encoded by the exons ATGAGCCATTCACTTGACCTTGGGAGGGCAGCCTCAG GTaaaagaaggttaaaagatttATTGCTTCAAAGTGATAATCGGAAGTGTGCCGATTGTGGTGCTCCAGATCCTAAATGGGC GTCAGCAAATATCGGAGTCTTTATATGCTTGAAATGTTGCAGTGTGCACAGAAGCCTCGGTACACATATTTCAAAG GTTTTATCTGTGACATTGGATGAATGGTCCAATGATGAAGTTGATGCCATGATGGAAGTTGGAGGAAATTCTTCTGCTAATTCGATATATGAGGCTTTTATACCAGAAGGATTCAGAAAACCTGGACCAGATTCCAGTCATGATGAGCGTACAAAATTCATCAG GGCCAAGTACGAGCTTCAAGAATTTCTGAAACCCAGCTTGAGGATAACATCCGGAAAGAGTGTTTCTCTCCAATCAAGTTTTTCCAGAAAGATAATTGATAGTTTCTATCCACATTCAATGCAATCAAAGTCAAACTCG GAAGGCATGGTGGAATTCATTgggttgttgaaggtcaaagtgattaaaGGGATGAATCTAGCAATCAGAGATATGATGACGAGTGATCCCTATGTTGTCCTGAATCTCGGGCAGCAG ACCGTCCAGACGACTATCGTCAAGAGCAACTTGAATCCAATCTGGAATGAGGAACTCATGCTGTCTGTTCCTCAGGATTTTGGGGCAGTAAAGTTG AAGGTGTTTGATCACGACACATTTTCAGCCGATGACATAATGGGAGAAGCAGAGATCGATATCCAGCCCCTAATAACATCAGCTATGGCGTTCGGGGACCCAGAAATGTTCGGAGACATGCAAATCGGGAAATGGCTGAAATCACATGACAATGCCCTAAAAGAAGACAGCATCATCAACATCGTCGACGGAAAGGTGAAACAAGAAGTATCAATCAAACTCCAGAATGTAGAATCTGGAGATATAGATCTTGAACTTGAGTGGCTGCCTCTTGATCAATAG
- the LOC119989495 gene encoding probable mannitol dehydrogenase isoform X2 — MSELLEKEQNQETFGWAARDPSGILSPFHFHRRTNGDFDVTIKILYCGICHSDLHVVRNEFGISLYPVVPGHEIVGVVTQVGDKVQKFKLGDKAGVGCFVDSCGKCKHCKENLENYCPKAITTYTTAMFNGDTNKNYGGFSDIYVVNEHFVVQIPDTLPLEGAVPLLCAGITVFSPMKYFGLDKPGMHVGVVGLGGLGHVAVKFAKAFGMKVTVISTSERKREEAIQHLKADHFILSHDSEQMQASVGELDGILDTVSAAHPLMPLVDLLNTDGKLILLSASSLDKPVEVNVVPLLVGRKGIGGSSGGGMKETQEMIDFAAEKEIIADVEVVSMDYVNQAMERLKMGDVHYRFVIDIGNTLHAH, encoded by the exons ATGTCAGAATTACTAGAGAAAGAACAAAACCAAGAGACATTTGGTTGGGCAGCCAGGGACCCTTCAGGAATCCTCTCTCCCTTCCATTTCCATAGAAG gACTAATGGAGACTTTGATGTAACAATCAAGATACTTTATTGTGGGATTTGCCATTCTGACCTACATGTAGTTAGAAATGAGTTTGGAATCTCTCTCTACCCTGTTGTTCCTGG gcATGAAATTGTGGGTGTAGTGACCCAAGTGGGTGACAAAGTGCAAAAATTCAAGCTTGGAGACAAAGCAGGTGTGGGTTGCTTTGTAGACTCATGTGGTAAATGCAAGCACTGCAAGGAAAACTTAGAAAACTACTGTCCTAAAGCCATAACCACATACACAACAGCAATGTTCAATGGTGATACCAACAAAAACTATGGCGGATTCTCGGATATTTACGTTGTTAACGAGCATTTCGTGGTCCAAATCCCGGATACTCTGCCATTAGAAGGCGCAGTCCCGCTACTTTGCGCTGGGATTACTGTTTTTAGCCCCATGAAATACTTTGGACTTGACAAGCCAGGAATGCATGTTGGTGTGGTTGGTCTTGGAGGATTAGGGCATGTAGCAGTCAAGTTTGCTAAGGCTTTTGGGATGAAGGTGACTGTAATCAGTACTTCTGAGAGGAAAAGGGAGGAAGCAATCCAGCACCTTAAAGCTGATCACTTTATATTGAGCCATGACTCGGAGCAAATGCAG GCTAGTGTGGGGGAGTTGGATGGCATTCTGGACACAGTTTCTGCAGCACATCCATTGATGCCATTAGTGGACCTGTTGAACACAGATGGGAAGCTAATACTGTTGAGTGCATCAAGTTTGGACAAACCAGTGGAAGTGAATGTTGTGCCTCTGCTTGTTG GGAGGAAGGGGATTGGAGGAAGTTCAGGAGGAGGAATGAAGGAGACACAAGAGATGATAGATTTTGCAGCAGAGAAAGAAATAATTGCAGATGTTGAAGTTGTTTCAATGGATTATGTGAACCAAGCCATGGAGAGGCTCAAAATGGGAGATGTCCATTACAGATTTGTCATTGACATTGGAAATACCCTCCACGCACATTGA
- the LOC119989495 gene encoding probable mannitol dehydrogenase isoform X3, with product MSELLEKEQNQETFGWAARDPSGILSPFHFHRRTNGDFDVTIKILYCGICHSDLHVVRNEFGISLYPVVPGHEIVGVVTQVGDKVQKFKLGDKAGVGCFVDSCGKCKHCKENLENYCPKAITTYTTAMFNGDTNKNYGGFSDIYVVNEHFVVQIPDTLPLEGAVPLLCAGITVFSPMKYFGLDKPGMHVGVVGLGGLGHVAVKFAKAFGMKVTVISTSERKREEAIQHLKADHFILSHDSEQMQASVGELDGILDTVSAAHPLMPLVDLLNTDGKLILLSASSLDKPVEVNVVPLLVVKMMQGGRGLEEVQEEE from the exons ATGTCAGAATTACTAGAGAAAGAACAAAACCAAGAGACATTTGGTTGGGCAGCCAGGGACCCTTCAGGAATCCTCTCTCCCTTCCATTTCCATAGAAG gACTAATGGAGACTTTGATGTAACAATCAAGATACTTTATTGTGGGATTTGCCATTCTGACCTACATGTAGTTAGAAATGAGTTTGGAATCTCTCTCTACCCTGTTGTTCCTGG gcATGAAATTGTGGGTGTAGTGACCCAAGTGGGTGACAAAGTGCAAAAATTCAAGCTTGGAGACAAAGCAGGTGTGGGTTGCTTTGTAGACTCATGTGGTAAATGCAAGCACTGCAAGGAAAACTTAGAAAACTACTGTCCTAAAGCCATAACCACATACACAACAGCAATGTTCAATGGTGATACCAACAAAAACTATGGCGGATTCTCGGATATTTACGTTGTTAACGAGCATTTCGTGGTCCAAATCCCGGATACTCTGCCATTAGAAGGCGCAGTCCCGCTACTTTGCGCTGGGATTACTGTTTTTAGCCCCATGAAATACTTTGGACTTGACAAGCCAGGAATGCATGTTGGTGTGGTTGGTCTTGGAGGATTAGGGCATGTAGCAGTCAAGTTTGCTAAGGCTTTTGGGATGAAGGTGACTGTAATCAGTACTTCTGAGAGGAAAAGGGAGGAAGCAATCCAGCACCTTAAAGCTGATCACTTTATATTGAGCCATGACTCGGAGCAAATGCAG GCTAGTGTGGGGGAGTTGGATGGCATTCTGGACACAGTTTCTGCAGCACATCCATTGATGCCATTAGTGGACCTGTTGAACACAGATGGGAAGCTAATACTGTTGAGTGCATCAAGTTTGGACAAACCAGTGGAAGTGAATGTTGTGCCTCTGCTTGTTG TAAAAATGATGCAGGGAGGAAGGGGATTGGAGGAAGTTCAGGAGGAGGAATGA
- the LOC119989495 gene encoding probable mannitol dehydrogenase isoform X1, with protein MSELLEKEQNQETFGWAARDPSGILSPFHFHRRTNGDFDVTIKILYCGICHSDLHVVRNEFGISLYPVVPGHEIVGVVTQVGDKVQKFKLGDKAGVGCFVDSCGKCKHCKENLENYCPKAITTYTTAMFNGDTNKNYGGFSDIYVVNEHFVVQIPDTLPLEGAVPLLCAGITVFSPMKYFGLDKPGMHVGVVGLGGLGHVAVKFAKAFGMKVTVISTSERKREEAIQHLKADHFILSHDSEQMQCGGVGWHSGHSFCSTSIDAISGPVEHRWEANTVECIKFGQTSGSECCASACCKNDAGRKGIGGSSGGGMKETQEMIDFAAEKEIIADVEVVSMDYVNQAMERLKMGDVHYRFVIDIGNTLHAH; from the exons ATGTCAGAATTACTAGAGAAAGAACAAAACCAAGAGACATTTGGTTGGGCAGCCAGGGACCCTTCAGGAATCCTCTCTCCCTTCCATTTCCATAGAAG gACTAATGGAGACTTTGATGTAACAATCAAGATACTTTATTGTGGGATTTGCCATTCTGACCTACATGTAGTTAGAAATGAGTTTGGAATCTCTCTCTACCCTGTTGTTCCTGG gcATGAAATTGTGGGTGTAGTGACCCAAGTGGGTGACAAAGTGCAAAAATTCAAGCTTGGAGACAAAGCAGGTGTGGGTTGCTTTGTAGACTCATGTGGTAAATGCAAGCACTGCAAGGAAAACTTAGAAAACTACTGTCCTAAAGCCATAACCACATACACAACAGCAATGTTCAATGGTGATACCAACAAAAACTATGGCGGATTCTCGGATATTTACGTTGTTAACGAGCATTTCGTGGTCCAAATCCCGGATACTCTGCCATTAGAAGGCGCAGTCCCGCTACTTTGCGCTGGGATTACTGTTTTTAGCCCCATGAAATACTTTGGACTTGACAAGCCAGGAATGCATGTTGGTGTGGTTGGTCTTGGAGGATTAGGGCATGTAGCAGTCAAGTTTGCTAAGGCTTTTGGGATGAAGGTGACTGTAATCAGTACTTCTGAGAGGAAAAGGGAGGAAGCAATCCAGCACCTTAAAGCTGATCACTTTATATTGAGCCATGACTCGGAGCAAATGCAG TGTGGGGGAGTTGGATGGCATTCTGGACACAGTTTCTGCAGCACATCCATTGATGCCATTAGTGGACCTGTTGAACACAGATGGGAAGCTAATACTGTTGAGTGCATCAAGTTTGGACAAACCAGTGGAAGTGAATGTTGTGCCTCTGCTTGTTG TAAAAATGATGCAGGGAGGAAGGGGATTGGAGGAAGTTCAGGAGGAGGAATGAAGGAGACACAAGAGATGATAGATTTTGCAGCAGAGAAAGAAATAATTGCAGATGTTGAAGTTGTTTCAATGGATTATGTGAACCAAGCCATGGAGAGGCTCAAAATGGGAGATGTCCATTACAGATTTGTCATTGACATTGGAAATACCCTCCACGCACATTGA